A window of Oncorhynchus masou masou isolate Uvic2021 chromosome 16, UVic_Omas_1.1, whole genome shotgun sequence genomic DNA:
TCTGCTAAGCGAAAGGTCAGGTTTGAACTGGTTAGGAGGACTTCTACCACTTGTTGAACTTCCCCACGGTTTTGTGATTTGGTCTCTCCGCTCTCTTGTATTTTCATCTCATGTTAAAAACACTGCAGACACTTTTGGTGCACATAATGTGTACAGCTTTAGTTGTggcttcctttctctttgtctttTAATCCCTTTGACTTGTATCCTGTATCCTTTTATTGGCAAAAGCAGCTAAAAAGTTTGCATTTACAATTGCCATCTTCTAAActtttttcaaactttttttccTACATGCCCAAGTGTTTAAATGCTACTCTTTGAATAATTTATTTTTACAGACTCTCTTAAAATGAAAAGATAAATAGTTATAGAGTAGGTACAAAATCACACAATATCATGTTACATATTTGCATGTATTATACATGTTAATTACTTTTGTCAAAGTTAAGGGAGTGACACTGAAATTCCTCTCTACATTCTCTTATGGAGTTGTGCTTTCATGTTAGTTGAATTTCAAGTTGAGAGGGATCAATGTTTTGGAATTCGAACCGGAGCTTGAACTTGTGACTGGTCTgatgtttgctgtttgtttaTTCAGGGCCCATTCTAATCTTAATTACTTTTATCCTGTCCATCAAATGTTATAAAAATCACAAACCAGTTGCATGGATGTGATAGTTAATAGTTTACTAACAGGTCTCTAACTTACTCCTCTCGAACCCCAGCCACCACACCCAAGTATGTAATCTTTCTATGTCTACCATTGTTTGTCTTATCTGTAGCTTAGAATGTATTCCCAGTCAGTTGTAACAATAGGATATTAACTAATGTGTGACAATGCTCTCCACGAGTCCattatctctcgctctctgtgtgtgtgtgtgtgtgtgtgtgtgtgtgtgtgtgtgtgtgtgtgtgtgtgtgtgtgtgtgtgtgtgtgtgtgtgtgtgtgtgtgtgtgtgtgtgtgtgtgtgtgtgtgatagaacTGCTATGACATAATGTTAGACGCCACCAGATCTCACAGCAATGCGTTAATGATGTCAAACCCTCTACACCGGTCAGTTTGACTGCTCATTCAGACTCAGTGAAGAGAGGACCACGTCCAATCCCTCTGTCCCTTCTTCTCAGAGGCTCACTATCTGCACTGTGAGAACCAGCTTGAGAATGATCCCTGCAGGCTCTCTACCAGCCTCCCACGGCAGTCTAACAAATCATCATGATGTTATAGTAACCACCGCCCCCGCTACGCCCCTGGCTGGCGTGGGTACAGTAAAGCCCCcgagtaggtggtggtggtgtggtagggCTGTGTACGCCCCTGAAAATAGTGTTTGGCCATGACACATGTCCGGGGGGCTGGGGGCCAGTCGGGGCCCTAGCCTAGGCTAACTCTTTTATGTGAAAAGGGCATGTCGTAAGCTGAACGCTGACCAGGCCTCTTCTGCTCTGCAACTTTGCTGAGCCATGGGGCTCACACACTGTGCTCGCTCTGCTGCTGGGAAACTGTAGAGTGCTGACTCCAGCCCCAGGGCATGTTTACCCCAACCCCCGCCCCTCCCTAGGGGTAAcaggagttggggggggggggggggggggtggcatcGTCACACAATGAGTCTGCCAAATGGCGTGCTATGTATCTAGCCAGGCCCATATCAACCAGGCAGCCAGGCTCTTAACTAAAGTGTTAGATTGGAGCTTGGTTCAGATCAGCTTGGTGATAAACAACAATCTGGGCTCCCTCACACCACCACTCCTAATATAACTTGTTTTAGCAGGTTTTTATTTTGTTCTTCCACCCCTGCCTTGAGTTTATTATTAGATAATATTAATATGATCAGCCTTCCAGTGGCGTTGTGCTTCTattgaggttgttgttgttatctCTGCCATGGAACACTTGACCTGGCTAGATGTGCTGCAGTAATAAGCAATTATCACAATTATGCAGCTGCTATTTACCACCACTAATTTATAATACAATAGTCAGATACTCAGATTTCATGCCACTGCAGTACCTTTTTTTGAGTAGTCACATATCTAGACCAAAGCTCTTTTTCATGCTACAACCATCTGACAAAACAGCATTATAAAATGACTCATAAATTACTTGTACAGTACAAAACACCGACACCAGTGACTGGTGACATCATCCGCTCCAGGCGGTGTCTATACTGACAGGCTCTATGACCCAGAAAGAGAACCGTTTCCTGTCTTTATCGAGACTTCCTGGTAGGTTTGTTTGAGGTGCTATACAGCCCTGTTTGATTTGGTTTAAGGCTGCTTTATCTGAACTGGTAGTCTAAGTGGAAAGCTGGAATTGATTTGCTGTTTGTTGACCTGTACTGTCCAGGTATCTTACTGTGCCATTATAAGATCTGCTGTTTGTTGACCTGTACTGTCCAGGTATCTTACTGTGCCATTATAAGATCTGCTATTTGTTGACCTGTACTGTCCAGGTATCTTACTGTGCCATTATAAGATCTGCTATTTGTTGACCTGTACTGTCCAGGTATCTTACTGTGCCATTATAAGATCTGCTGTTTGTTGACCTGTACTGTCCAGGTATCTTACTGTGCCATTATAACATCTGCCGCCATATTTACAGTTGTGATGCTCCCCATCCTGTTTATAACACACAGAGTAAAGGACTTGCTGTTCTTTTCTCTGTTGTTTTCAATGTACATGACATAAGATAGCAGGTGCCTGCAAACGTCCATGTAGCACCGGGTCAGCTGTGGGTGGAAGGGGTGAAAAATGTATGTATCATGTAATAAAGCCATAATAAGCAGGCAGTTGGTCGAAGTGACCATTTCACGCCATATTGTGCGCTGCAGAGTGATAGTCAGTTGATATCCATTGCCAATCAATGGCAGCAGCAAGGAACACAATTAGAGACGATTGATGATGTTTTCGTGGGGGCTCGCTCTGTGCTCAAGTTAAGACGCTCACCTCTACAcatttcactcctcctctctccgtccCCTTATATCTCATTGGATGAATGGAGGTTGTTTTCGCCATGGGATTGGCTTTTGCGCACGTCAGTCAACCAAGGCTCCGTTTATTTACGGACTGTATCCGCAGAGAGAGAACGGTATTCTGCTGTAGGACAGCACCGGCGGACAACTGAGCACTTTATTAACCAGTCCCTCAAGAAACAAAGCGAGAAAGGAAACGGCCATCGAATAGACCTTTATATTTGTATACCTGAAAACATAAGATCGCGCCGAGAACACATTATGAAGCACGCAACTGCAGCAACAGAAACCATTGAAAATGATTCATTTACAGTGACAGACGTATTTAAAATATGCACTCGGTGTGAACGGCTAAGCAAAAAGGTAAGACTAAAATAAAGGGGAAATTATTTTGACAgtgaatgcatgttttggaaagCCCGTGCTTTCGTTTTGGAAGTTAGATTATTAATTTGTGACAAGACAATTTTCATGTCATTTTAGCCATTTGTTTTCTGTGGCTTCGAGCGAAGGAACTGCAGTGCAGTCTTTTCTTTTGTGTCCAACCTTGTTTACGCGTTTGAGGAGTTTGCGCTGCTTGTCAACTCTACTTTATTTCCAGTTCTTTGTCATCCTACTGCCAACTCTATAGACCGTTCGGTATACGGTTCTACTTTTTTCGGTTGGTGTACTTCAATGCAAGACAGTATTGTCGCTTTCGAATAATCTTCGGCAGGCAGTTCTAGGTCATTCATTCCGCCAGCTCTGCGCGGCGCAGAAGGACAGAAACGGAGCAGACAGTCAGCCCTAGCCTGTAGGACATGTCGCAATCAGCGACTTTTCAAGTTGACAGTTGGCTGTTTTTATGTTGAGTGAGATGTCAATCATATTTTCAATTCGTTTATTTAACTATTTTAGTATGCGAGCCTCTCTGATCAATAACATTGTGTCAAATATTGTATCAAGGGTATTACTTGTATCAAGGGTGTATCAAACTGCAAATGGTTACATAGCCACTGTAGGCATGATACATTATCTATCAAGCCTTCTTTTTGTGTATTTTGTTAGTTTTGTAACATTTATAGATACTGCTGTTATGGCTTGCTGCAGCTAAATGTTGAACAAAGAGATGTATTTCTGCACAGGCTGCGGTTGCAGTGCGCCAACCCGACTATAGAGCGAACATGTGGGCTAGAGGAAGGGGTGACAGATACGATATCCCACAGAAGGATGTACAATATTACACGGTCAGGGCTCGCAGCCAAAATGGTACGAAGAATCGCAATTAGAGTTTTCCCCCTGTGCCTTTAGCTTTTGACGCCAATGAGCACTGTTGCATTTGGCTCTTGCATAACTATAATATGTGTTTTCTATATTATTTTGTCTTGCAGGACTTTGGAGTTCGAATCCCAAGACCCCTGGGAAATGGACCAAGTAGATTTATCCCTGAAAAAGAGGTATGGAGAACTTTTTTTACCACGAGTTTTCTTTGGACTTCAAAACATTTTACTTATCTAGGCAAATTGTCAATAACTTTTACATTTTATTACATATATTTAGTTAGCATCTTATACCAATAAGTGAATTACATTAAATTCACTGTCTCTATTGCGTCAGATCCTTCAAGTCAGTAAAGTAGACCCCAGGACACAATCGATATTTGAGGACGCATTCGCAGCACTGGGTCGCCTTGACAACATCTCCTTGGTGATGGGCTTCCACCCACAATACCTGGAGAGCTTTCTGAGGACACAGCACTACCTGCTGCAGATGGACGGGCCCTTATCCCTGCACTACCGCCACTACATAGGCATCATGGTGAGATCCCTAACCCCCTTTTCCAACCTCTACACTACCATAGTATAGCCACTACAAGccctgtatatctctctacctaCAGAGAGTACGTTTTGAATTCTTGGACACTCGCCTATagactgtacattttagagttcTTGGGCATTCTGGTAATTGTTTCCCCTCCCAGGCTGCAGCCAGACACCAGTGTTCCTACCTGGTCAACCTGCACGTCAACGACTTTCTCCAGGTGGGAGGGGACTCCAAGTGGCTGAATGGCCTGGACGGAGCCCCACAGAAGCTGCAGGCCCTCGGGGAGCTCAACAAGATCCTGGCCCACCGGCCCTGGCTCCTCACCAAGGCACACATCGCGGTACGTGCGGTTGGGGTGGAGGGGCTGGATCTGTGACACAAACCCCCAGGACTGGACAGAGGGACAGGTTAGGGTTATGTAACAGATACTGAAATGATGGGATGAGGCCTGGCCTGAGTTACACAGCTGCTGACTTTGCAGAGTTAGTTATATAACTTTTTGAAAGGGGGATCTGTATAGAAGGAagaggggaagggatgggtaGAGAGAATAAAACAACTGGAAAGCGATGGATTGATAGAATGTGAGACAGGAAAAGAAAAAATTCCACCCAAAGGAAACTACTGATTGACTGACATATCAGCTCTCCCCcaacccacccccaccccccctctagCACCTGCTGAAGGCTGAAGAACACAGCTGGTCCCTGGCTGAGCTGATCCATGCTGTGGTGCTCCTCACACACTACCACTCCCTGGCCTCCTTTACCTTCGGGTGTGGCATCACCCCCGAGATCCACAGTGACGGGGGGCACACCTTCAGACCCCCCTCCCTCAGCCAGTACTGTGTCTGCGACATCGCCAATGGCAACGGTCACAgccacctggaggagaggagaggcaatcACCAGGTGAGCGGGAGGAGGAGAGTCAGGACTGTGTGTGggtgagcgagggagagaagCTGTAGGTTTGTTAGTCACTCGGCTTTGACACCCGTGTGGTTGTGAGCGCAGTGATTCTTGTGGTTGTGGTTGCCCTTTGTATGACCAGTGCCCTGaaccagaatgtgtgtgtgttcaggtgtcAGAGGTGTCTGGTGAGGTGGAGGTGCTGATGGAGAGGATGAAGCAGCTGCAGGAGTGTCGTGATGAAGAGGAAGCCAGTCAGGAGGAGATGGCCACCCGCTTTGAGAGGGAGAAGACTGAGAGCATGCTGGTGGCCACGGCAGAGGACGAGGAGTGTGTGCCATCCAGAGACGTATCCAGGCTCTTTGAAGACCCCAGCTACGGCTACAAGGACTTTTCCAGGAGAGGAGAACATGTACCCACCTTCAGAGTGCAGGTATATAatacacgtgtacacacacacacccctttagggagagccagaaagagagaaagtgaagttgtttttttttcaataacTTCAAGATTACATTTTCTAAATGTTACCATGTTGAGCTATGGACTATCTGATTGATCAATTGATATCTAGACATTCTGAATAACTCCTTGCTTTCCTCTCTTCAGGACTACAGTTGGGAGGACCACGGCTACTCCCTGGTGAACCGTCTGTACCCTGACGTTGGTCAGCTGCTGGATGAGAAGTTCCAGATGGCCTACAACCTGACCTACAACACCATGGCCATGCACAAAGATGTGGACACCACCATGCTGCGCAGGGCTATCTGGAACTACATCCACTGCATGTTCGGCATCAGGTACGTCACTCACTGGCTCTGTACAAACACATCTACtcatgtaaatgtatatatttcatGATGTAATATGCTAGATTCAGTCAAAAGAAGAATGTGATCACGTGTTTAATACATTGACAAAGTGCAGTAATTTCGTACAGTAATGTAGTTATTAGTAAAGAAATATCTATGTCTCAGGTATGATGACTATGACTACGGGGAGATTAACCAGCTGTTGGACCGCAGCTTTAAGGTCTACATTAAGACCATGGTGTGCAGTCCAGAGAAAACCACCAAACGAATGTACGAGAGCTTCTGGAGACAG
This region includes:
- the sesn1 gene encoding sestrin-1 isoform X2, with protein sequence MKHATAATETIENDSFTVTDVFKICTRCERLSKKDFGVRIPRPLGNGPSRFIPEKEILQVSKVDPRTQSIFEDAFAALGRLDNISLVMGFHPQYLESFLRTQHYLLQMDGPLSLHYRHYIGIMAAARHQCSYLVNLHVNDFLQVGGDSKWLNGLDGAPQKLQALGELNKILAHRPWLLTKAHIAHLLKAEEHSWSLAELIHAVVLLTHYHSLASFTFGCGITPEIHSDGGHTFRPPSLSQYCVCDIANGNGHSHLEERRGNHQVSEVSGEVEVLMERMKQLQECRDEEEASQEEMATRFEREKTESMLVATAEDEECVPSRDVSRLFEDPSYGYKDFSRRGEHVPTFRVQDYSWEDHGYSLVNRLYPDVGQLLDEKFQMAYNLTYNTMAMHKDVDTTMLRRAIWNYIHCMFGIRYDDYDYGEINQLLDRSFKVYIKTMVCSPEKTTKRMYESFWRQFQHSEKVHVNLLLMEARMQAELLYALRAITRYMT
- the sesn1 gene encoding sestrin-1 isoform X1; translated protein: MDIQDQDATARWEALGSRDPRSRGTAMEHISQEVMRRVESIGPIPATVPSPVATAGHLTSDLNDILARLLMLSKRCPFDDVRERCVWLLQNVQDFGVRIPRPLGNGPSRFIPEKEILQVSKVDPRTQSIFEDAFAALGRLDNISLVMGFHPQYLESFLRTQHYLLQMDGPLSLHYRHYIGIMAAARHQCSYLVNLHVNDFLQVGGDSKWLNGLDGAPQKLQALGELNKILAHRPWLLTKAHIAHLLKAEEHSWSLAELIHAVVLLTHYHSLASFTFGCGITPEIHSDGGHTFRPPSLSQYCVCDIANGNGHSHLEERRGNHQVSEVSGEVEVLMERMKQLQECRDEEEASQEEMATRFEREKTESMLVATAEDEECVPSRDVSRLFEDPSYGYKDFSRRGEHVPTFRVQDYSWEDHGYSLVNRLYPDVGQLLDEKFQMAYNLTYNTMAMHKDVDTTMLRRAIWNYIHCMFGIRYDDYDYGEINQLLDRSFKVYIKTMVCSPEKTTKRMYESFWRQFQHSEKVHVNLLLMEARMQAELLYALRAITRYMT